The following proteins come from a genomic window of Nicotiana tomentosiformis chromosome 12, ASM39032v3, whole genome shotgun sequence:
- the LOC104086052 gene encoding probable sodium/metabolite cotransporter BASS5, chloroplastic isoform X1 — MSLNSKFLLQQQQQYHQGFKILHQKSLPCFDQHPFVSFPKKWKCFHSGGNSRLLISRCISEKFSDSLGPSDSESLENLKQKENTLLTILKGANSFLPHVVLGSTILALIYPPSFTWFTNRYYSPALGFLMFAVGVNSSEKDFLEAFKKPAAIFAGYIGQFAVKPLLGYLFGTLAMTVFGLPTSLAAGIMLTSCVSGAQLSNYATFLTDPQMAPLSIVMTSLSTATAVFVTPILSLLLIGKKLPVDVKGMVSNILQIVVAPVAGGLLLNRFFPQICNAIRPLLPPLSVFVTALCVGAPLAINIESLVSPSGMSVLLLMIAFHLSAFILGYLLSGIAFHKAPDVKPLQRTLSYETGMQSSLLALALANKFFQDPLVGVPPAISVVIMSLMGFSLVMLWAKKKETVIG; from the exons atgagtCTCAATAGTAAATTTCTTCTTCAGCAGCAGCAGCAGTATCATCAAGGCTTCAAGATTCTGCATCAGAAATCTCTGCCTTGCTTTGACCAACACCCTTTTGTTTCTTTTCCCAAGAAATGGAAATGCTTCCACTCAG GTGGTAATTCAAGACTGTTAATTAGTAGATGTATCTCAGAAAAGTTCTCTGATTCGCTTGGGCCTAGTGACTCTGAATCACTTGAG AATCTGAAACAAAAAGAGAACACTCTTTTGACAATTTTGAAGGGAGCAAACTCTTTTCTGCCCCACGTGGTTCTTGGTAGCACAATTTTGGCTCTTATATATCCACCTTCTTTTACGTGGTTTACCAACAG GTACTATTCTCCTGCATTGGGGTTTTTAATGTTTGCAGTTGGAGTCAACTCAAGTGAAAAGGACTTTCTTGAAGCTTTCAAGAAACCAGCTGCAATTTTTGCTGGTTATATTGGTCAATTTGCTGTGAAGCCCCTGCTCGGGTATCTTTTCGGCACACTTGCAATGACCGTATTTGGTCTTCCAACTTCCTTAG CTGCAGGGATTATGTTGACCTCATGTGTTAGCGGAGCACAGCTGTCAAATTACGCTACTTTTCTAACTGATCCACAAATGGCCCCTCTTAGTATAGTGATGACATCATTATCAACAGCTACTGCTGTTTTTGTCACCCCTATTTTATCGTTATTGCTTATCGGGAAAAAGTTGCCTGTGGATGTTAAGGGAATGGTTTCCAACATACTGCAGATTGTCGTTGCACCTGTTGCTGGTGGACTGCTTCTGAATAG ATTCTTTCCGCAGATTTGTAATGCAATTCGGCCGCTGTTGCCTCCACTATCAGTTTTTGTGACTGCTCTTTGTGTTGGAGCTCCGCTTGCTATTAACATAGAGTCTCTCGTATCCCCATCTGGAATGTCTGTTTTGTTGCTTATGATTGCATTTCATTTGTCGGCGTTCATCTTAGGTTATTTACTTTCCGGCATAGCATTCCACAAAGCACCAGACGTCAAACCTCTACAAAGAACGCTGTCATATGAAACAG GCATGCAGAGCAGCCTTCTTGCCCTTGCTCTTGCAAATAAGTTTTTCCAAGATCCTCTTGTTGGTGTCCCTCCAGCTATATCA GTTGTGATCATGTCATTAATGGGCTTCTCTCTAGTAATGCTGTGGGCTAAGAAGAAAGAAACTGTTATTGGGTGA
- the LOC104086052 gene encoding probable sodium/metabolite cotransporter BASS5, chloroplastic isoform X2 — MFAVGVNSSEKDFLEAFKKPAAIFAGYIGQFAVKPLLGYLFGTLAMTVFGLPTSLAAGIMLTSCVSGAQLSNYATFLTDPQMAPLSIVMTSLSTATAVFVTPILSLLLIGKKLPVDVKGMVSNILQIVVAPVAGGLLLNRFFPQICNAIRPLLPPLSVFVTALCVGAPLAINIESLVSPSGMSVLLLMIAFHLSAFILGYLLSGIAFHKAPDVKPLQRTLSYETGMQSSLLALALANKFFQDPLVGVPPAISVVIMSLMGFSLVMLWAKKKETVIG, encoded by the exons ATGTTTGCAGTTGGAGTCAACTCAAGTGAAAAGGACTTTCTTGAAGCTTTCAAGAAACCAGCTGCAATTTTTGCTGGTTATATTGGTCAATTTGCTGTGAAGCCCCTGCTCGGGTATCTTTTCGGCACACTTGCAATGACCGTATTTGGTCTTCCAACTTCCTTAG CTGCAGGGATTATGTTGACCTCATGTGTTAGCGGAGCACAGCTGTCAAATTACGCTACTTTTCTAACTGATCCACAAATGGCCCCTCTTAGTATAGTGATGACATCATTATCAACAGCTACTGCTGTTTTTGTCACCCCTATTTTATCGTTATTGCTTATCGGGAAAAAGTTGCCTGTGGATGTTAAGGGAATGGTTTCCAACATACTGCAGATTGTCGTTGCACCTGTTGCTGGTGGACTGCTTCTGAATAG ATTCTTTCCGCAGATTTGTAATGCAATTCGGCCGCTGTTGCCTCCACTATCAGTTTTTGTGACTGCTCTTTGTGTTGGAGCTCCGCTTGCTATTAACATAGAGTCTCTCGTATCCCCATCTGGAATGTCTGTTTTGTTGCTTATGATTGCATTTCATTTGTCGGCGTTCATCTTAGGTTATTTACTTTCCGGCATAGCATTCCACAAAGCACCAGACGTCAAACCTCTACAAAGAACGCTGTCATATGAAACAG GCATGCAGAGCAGCCTTCTTGCCCTTGCTCTTGCAAATAAGTTTTTCCAAGATCCTCTTGTTGGTGTCCCTCCAGCTATATCA GTTGTGATCATGTCATTAATGGGCTTCTCTCTAGTAATGCTGTGGGCTAAGAAGAAAGAAACTGTTATTGGGTGA